The sequence below is a genomic window from Campylobacter ornithocola.
TAGTTTTAAAACTGTTTTTGGATTATATGCAAAAAATATATCTTCTATGGCTACCTCATCAAATTGATGGTTTTTAAAAACTATATCAAGCCCTTCACATAATTCTGTGATTTGATATTGTAAATCATTGGGTTTGATTTTGATAAGTCCTGCTTCTATAAGTTGATTTTTATTATTTATTCTTTCTACGATAGCATATCCACAATACCTAGAACCAGGATCTATCCCTAAAACTTTCAAACTTTTCACCCTTTTTATTCACA
It includes:
- the ruvC gene encoding crossover junction endodeoxyribonuclease RuvC, which produces MKVLGIDPGSRYCGYAIVERINNKNQLIEAGLIKIKPNDLQYQITELCEGLDIVFKNHQFDEVAIEDIFFAYNPKTVLKLAQFRGALSLKILQIHGEFAEYTPLQVKKTVTGKAKATKEQVAFMVKRLLGISKDIKPLDITDAIAVALTHLANLRVKK